The Vibrio tasmaniensis genome includes a region encoding these proteins:
- a CDS encoding 3'-5' exonuclease, which produces MAPNSADSVIVLDFETTGLSPNMGDRAIEIGAVKLVNGEVVDTFQQLMNPGFRVSGFIESYTGINNRMLSTAASCSEVMDEFADFIQGSQLVAHNASFDKRFLDAELDFIGRDYTGKFACSMLIARRLIQDAPTHKLGDLVRFKNIDNDGTFHRALADSEMTARLWLLMIDELQHDHGIQQPSFQLMQKISKTAKASIPKLLMSNRG; this is translated from the coding sequence ATGGCTCCAAACTCCGCAGACTCCGTTATCGTTCTCGATTTCGAAACCACAGGCTTATCACCAAACATGGGTGACCGAGCGATTGAAATCGGTGCGGTTAAACTCGTTAACGGCGAAGTCGTCGACACCTTCCAGCAACTCATGAACCCAGGATTTCGTGTTAGCGGGTTCATTGAAAGCTATACAGGAATCAATAACCGCATGTTAAGCACAGCAGCCAGTTGCAGCGAAGTGATGGATGAGTTTGCAGACTTTATCCAAGGCAGCCAACTTGTTGCTCACAATGCGTCGTTTGATAAACGCTTTCTCGATGCAGAATTAGACTTTATTGGCCGAGACTATACGGGTAAGTTTGCTTGCTCAATGTTGATTGCTCGCCGTCTCATCCAAGATGCGCCGACTCACAAGCTAGGCGACCTTGTGCGCTTTAAGAATATCGACAACGACGGTACTTTCCACAGAGCGTTAGCCGATTCAGAAATGACAGCACGGTTATGGTTATTGATGATTGATGAACTGCAACATGATCACGGTATTCAACAGCCGAGCTTTCAACTGATGCAAAAAATATCCAAGACAGCTAAAGCCTCTATTCCAAAACTGCTAATGAGTAACAGAGGCTAA
- a CDS encoding RNA helicase gives MSAIPHHTSELEYELCYFEDGKIITIAIFANNRQEAMAWYLSEGKHINDLYSIRPDE, from the coding sequence ATGTCCGCAATTCCTCATCATACAAGCGAGTTAGAATATGAACTTTGCTATTTTGAAGATGGGAAAATAATCACAATTGCGATATTTGCTAATAATCGACAGGAAGCGATGGCTTGGTATCTTAGCGAAGGAAAACATATCAATGATCTTTATTCGATCAGACCGGATGAATAG
- a CDS encoding OmpA family protein — translation MRHFKLALLSSILLMGCAETPDTTMTRHQIDDLADDDRDGVINQRDLCADTPEGVTVDIKGCANWKIVEDVEVLSVAFDFDKYVLKPEHTAVLNELVRLLGEQPDASVTLVGDTSSEGTNVYNKALAKKRTGVIRDALIDRGIDGARIFEQEFTQITSLTQHLHKRKRRTIAVLKTESMEVNPSWNIFTSEMQLDSNSDVESKTSIDSVGGQ, via the coding sequence ATGAGACATTTTAAACTAGCGCTACTTAGTTCAATCTTGCTGATGGGGTGTGCAGAAACGCCCGACACGACAATGACTCGCCATCAAATTGATGATCTCGCGGATGATGACCGTGACGGTGTGATTAACCAACGAGACCTTTGTGCTGATACGCCAGAAGGTGTGACGGTAGACATTAAAGGCTGTGCAAACTGGAAAATTGTCGAAGACGTTGAAGTCTTAAGCGTGGCATTTGATTTCGATAAATATGTGCTTAAACCAGAGCACACAGCCGTTCTCAACGAATTAGTGCGTTTGCTTGGTGAACAGCCAGATGCATCAGTGACTTTAGTGGGTGATACGAGTTCAGAAGGTACCAACGTTTATAACAAAGCACTGGCCAAGAAAAGGACTGGCGTGATTCGAGACGCTCTGATTGACAGAGGCATCGATGGGGCGCGAATCTTCGAACAAGAATTTACTCAGATAACCAGCTTAACTCAGCACCTTCACAAGCGTAAGCGTAGAACCATTGCAGTGTTAAAAACAGAGAGCATGGAAGTGAATCCATCTTGGAATATCTTTACCTCAGAGATGCAACTCGACAGCAATAGTGATGTTGAATCTAAGACATCGATTGATTCAGTAGGAGGCCAGTAA
- the dbpA gene encoding ATP-dependent RNA helicase DbpA: MSTSKFSSIALKPELLNTLDSLGYTEMTPIQALSLPIILDGKDVIGQGKTGSGKTAAFGLGVLQNLRVKRFRVQSLVLCPTRELADQVAKEIRTLARGIHNIKVLTLCGGMPMGPQIGSLEHGAHILVGTPGRILDHLERERIDLSELNTLVLDEADRMLEMGFQDALDAVIEAAPKDRQTLLFSATFPKQIKSVADRIMNNPEMVKVESTHDHSSIQQHFYKVEGTEARDDALELMLLHHQPESAVVFCNTKKEVQNVNDELSHRGFSVIELHGDMEQRERDQALVQFSNKTISILVATDVAARGLDVDNLDAVFNFELSRDPEVHVHRIGRTGRAGSKGVAISFFSEKEMHRVAQIDEYMDMPIEPSQLPAKPIAKPYYSNMVTIQIDGGKKAKLRAGDILGALTGQGGIDGKSVGKINLFAMRAYVAVERSMAKKALGKIESGKMKGRQFRARILK; encoded by the coding sequence TTGAGCACTTCAAAATTCTCTTCAATCGCCCTTAAGCCAGAGCTTCTAAATACGTTAGATTCTCTTGGTTATACTGAAATGACGCCTATTCAAGCGTTAAGTCTTCCTATTATTCTGGATGGCAAGGATGTTATCGGTCAGGGTAAAACGGGTTCAGGTAAAACAGCAGCCTTTGGTTTAGGCGTGCTGCAAAACCTACGCGTTAAGCGTTTTCGTGTTCAATCTTTAGTGTTATGTCCGACTCGTGAGCTTGCAGACCAAGTAGCAAAAGAGATCCGTACTCTTGCTCGTGGCATTCACAATATTAAAGTGCTGACACTATGTGGCGGTATGCCAATGGGCCCACAAATTGGTTCATTAGAGCATGGCGCACACATTCTTGTGGGCACTCCTGGTCGTATCCTGGACCACCTAGAGAGAGAGCGTATTGACCTGTCTGAGTTGAACACACTTGTGTTAGATGAAGCCGATCGCATGCTGGAAATGGGTTTCCAAGATGCACTAGATGCTGTTATTGAAGCAGCACCAAAAGATCGTCAAACGTTATTGTTCAGTGCAACTTTCCCTAAACAGATCAAATCTGTTGCAGACCGCATCATGAATAACCCTGAAATGGTGAAGGTTGAATCAACGCACGATCACTCAAGTATCCAACAACACTTTTATAAGGTTGAAGGTACTGAAGCTCGTGATGACGCACTAGAGCTAATGCTTCTTCATCATCAACCAGAGTCAGCGGTTGTGTTCTGTAATACTAAGAAAGAAGTGCAGAACGTAAATGATGAGCTAAGCCACCGTGGTTTCAGTGTTATCGAGCTTCATGGCGACATGGAACAGCGTGAACGTGACCAAGCTTTGGTTCAGTTTTCGAATAAAACCATCTCTATCTTGGTTGCAACCGATGTTGCCGCTCGTGGTCTTGATGTTGATAACCTAGATGCTGTGTTCAACTTTGAGTTGTCTCGCGATCCTGAGGTTCACGTACACCGCATCGGTCGTACTGGTCGAGCAGGAAGCAAAGGCGTAGCTATCAGTTTCTTTAGCGAAAAAGAGATGCACCGTGTTGCTCAAATTGATGAGTACATGGATATGCCAATCGAACCGTCTCAGTTGCCAGCTAAACCAATCGCTAAGCCGTACTACTCAAACATGGTAACCATCCAGATTGATGGTGGTAAGAAAGCGAAACTTCGCGCAGGTGATATTTTAGGTGCGTTGACTGGCCAAGGTGGCATTGATGGTAAATCAGTAGGTAAGATCAACTTGTTCGCGATGCGTGCTTACGTTGCTGTAGAAAGATCAATGGCTAAGAAAGCATTAGGTAAAATCGAATCAGGTAAAATGAAGGGTCGTCAATTCCGCGCCCGAATTCTGAAATAA
- a CDS encoding PPC domain-containing DNA-binding protein gives MITPIATRLTRGQDLKLEIQRLVTTHNISAGSIASCVGCVSQLNIRLANANNTKLITAPFEIVSVMATLTPNHQHVHISVADENGDVIGGHLLEGTIIATTAELIVHRYDTLTFNREHDDSTGYTELTISSNTQ, from the coding sequence ATGATCACTCCTATCGCAACGAGATTAACCCGCGGCCAAGACCTAAAGCTTGAGATCCAAAGGTTAGTGACCACACACAACATCTCGGCAGGTTCTATCGCGTCGTGCGTCGGTTGTGTCTCTCAACTCAATATTCGTTTAGCTAATGCGAACAACACCAAGCTAATCACAGCTCCATTCGAAATCGTATCAGTGATGGCAACGCTAACGCCTAACCACCAGCACGTTCATATATCCGTTGCTGATGAAAATGGCGATGTGATTGGTGGGCACTTACTTGAAGGGACGATTATCGCGACCACGGCTGAATTGATTGTTCACCGCTACGATACCTTGACCTTTAACAGAGAGCATGACGATTCGACGGGTTACACTGAGCTCACGATCAGCAGCAACACGCAATAG
- a CDS encoding TolC family outer membrane protein — MHSKFLLSSCLLMSGLSQAASLEESVAFAIDYSPEILAQYSRYQSVVRDGDAASGLYMPQVNLYAAAGYEETRYNSGSKLDTDDRGLTRTEIGVKVSQLLFDGFKTTSNVDRLTFEAEAERLTLISRAENVSLDVVRNYLDILKAETLLELSKRNVKEHQEIYQDIQDKKSKGLSSNSDLAQISARVATAQSSLIAAQNNLFDLQTQYLRLVGKPAVNLVYPRFDYALLPSSAQVALEQAVENHPEIQASLLDIDAARKEMRREKGDYYPELKLELHANKNDNVSNPPGGVDEDARIMLTMDYDLFNGFSTDSRVESSAWRVEEARAIRLRTEREVKEGTQLAWNAYKMLEQQKSLLQQNVDAAKIAELGYIQQFNVGRRSLLDVLDAKVEVFLARRNFISTEYDQTLAAYRVLNAMGMLTYALRVEHPEEWQGENK; from the coding sequence ATGCATTCAAAATTCTTACTCTCTTCTTGCTTACTCATGAGCGGGCTGTCTCAAGCAGCCTCATTAGAAGAGTCCGTGGCCTTTGCCATCGACTATAGCCCAGAGATATTGGCGCAATACTCCCGATACCAATCGGTTGTCAGAGACGGAGATGCTGCAAGTGGTTTGTATATGCCACAAGTCAATTTGTACGCGGCGGCAGGCTATGAAGAGACGCGCTATAACAGCGGAAGCAAACTCGATACTGACGACCGTGGGCTAACGCGAACCGAAATTGGCGTTAAAGTTTCCCAGTTACTTTTCGATGGCTTTAAAACGACGTCGAATGTCGACCGATTAACCTTCGAAGCGGAAGCTGAGCGTCTAACTCTGATTTCGCGCGCTGAAAATGTCTCGTTAGATGTGGTGAGAAACTATCTCGATATTCTCAAGGCAGAGACGTTACTTGAACTGTCTAAGCGTAACGTAAAAGAGCACCAAGAGATCTATCAAGATATCCAAGATAAAAAGAGCAAAGGTTTGAGTAGCAATTCGGATCTGGCTCAGATCTCTGCGCGTGTTGCGACGGCGCAATCTTCACTGATCGCAGCTCAAAACAACCTGTTTGATTTACAAACTCAGTACCTTCGCTTAGTCGGCAAGCCAGCTGTGAACTTGGTTTATCCCCGTTTTGATTATGCTCTGTTACCAAGCTCAGCACAGGTCGCGCTTGAACAGGCTGTCGAGAATCACCCTGAAATCCAAGCCTCTTTGCTTGATATTGATGCCGCTCGTAAAGAGATGCGCCGCGAGAAGGGAGACTACTACCCAGAGCTTAAACTCGAGCTTCATGCCAACAAAAATGACAACGTATCTAACCCACCGGGTGGTGTTGATGAAGATGCGCGTATCATGTTAACGATGGATTACGACTTGTTTAATGGCTTCTCTACCGACTCTCGCGTGGAATCATCTGCGTGGCGAGTTGAAGAAGCAAGAGCAATCAGATTAAGAACGGAGCGTGAGGTTAAAGAGGGAACCCAGCTAGCTTGGAACGCCTATAAGATGCTTGAACAACAAAAGTCTCTTCTTCAGCAGAACGTGGATGCAGCAAAAATTGCAGAGCTTGGCTATATTCAACAATTTAATGTTGGCAGACGAAGCTTGCTGGATGTGCTCGATGCAAAAGTGGAAGTGTTCTTGGCTCGAAGAAACTTCATCAGCACTGAATACGATCAAACGTTAGCGGCATACCGCGTATTGAACGCGATGGGCATGTTGACCTACGCATTAAGGGTTGAACACCCAGAAGAATGGCAAGGGGAGAACAAGTAA
- a CDS encoding aldo/keto reductase, with protein sequence MVARVTTAPQGPELSELVQGYWRTAEWGMTPKQRLTFLKQHIDLGITTVDHADIYGNYQCEKLFGEALALEPSLRDDIQIVTKCDINLCGDHTPDRKINHYDTSAHHIYQSVNNSLERLGVTELDVLLIHRPDVLMDADEVAEAFAELHKVGKVKHFGVSNFSPRQFDLLQSRLGKPLVTNQVEINPLNFEVAHDGTLDQLQMNRIRPMAWSCLGGGSIFSGDSAQAIRVRDELEAIRQEVGADSIDQVIYAWVRRLPSNPIAIIGSGKIERVKTAVDALKIELTREQWYRVWVESKGHGVP encoded by the coding sequence ATGGTTGCAAGAGTAACGACAGCGCCACAAGGCCCAGAACTTTCTGAGTTGGTGCAAGGATACTGGCGTACAGCAGAATGGGGTATGACCCCGAAACAACGCCTGACTTTCCTTAAGCAGCACATTGATCTTGGCATCACAACTGTTGATCACGCGGATATTTACGGTAACTACCAATGTGAAAAGTTGTTTGGTGAAGCATTAGCGCTTGAGCCAAGCCTTCGTGATGATATCCAAATCGTCACCAAGTGCGACATCAACTTGTGTGGTGACCACACTCCTGATCGCAAGATCAATCACTATGACACCAGCGCGCACCATATTTACCAATCAGTAAATAATTCTCTAGAGCGCTTGGGTGTAACCGAACTGGATGTATTACTGATTCACCGTCCAGATGTACTGATGGATGCAGATGAAGTAGCAGAAGCGTTCGCTGAACTGCATAAAGTCGGCAAAGTTAAGCACTTCGGTGTCTCTAACTTTTCACCACGTCAGTTCGACTTACTGCAATCTCGACTCGGTAAGCCACTGGTGACTAACCAAGTTGAAATCAATCCGCTGAACTTCGAAGTTGCCCATGATGGTACCTTAGATCAACTGCAGATGAACCGTATTCGTCCAATGGCGTGGTCTTGTCTTGGTGGTGGTAGCATCTTCAGTGGCGATTCAGCGCAAGCGATTCGCGTTCGTGATGAGCTAGAAGCAATTCGCCAAGAAGTGGGTGCAGACAGCATTGACCAAGTAATTTACGCTTGGGTTCGTCGTTTACCGTCTAACCCAATTGCGATTATTGGCTCAGGAAAGATTGAACGTGTCAAGACTGCCGTTGATGCACTGAAAATCGAACTGACTCGTGAGCAGTGGTACCGCGTATGGGTTGAATCTAAAGGCCACGGTGTGCCATAG
- a CDS encoding type I secretion system permease/ATPase, whose translation MVEQKDSWLGCVEWLCEHFNVRNHPSKIVSGLPLDKGRLNESLFPRAIEKSGLTLSHVKKELLTQCQFPVVAVNSATGSPLVVIQGSGDDFQVLDCETNSNQQTSLKELVAQVESYVWQVGAQALDDARVQSHERSENKSNPRWLWRVVKEVKPWYRDLFIASFLINVLALVVPLFTMNVYDRVVPNQAFNTLWVLAAGVGIVVVFDWVLRSSRSSVTDMAGRYIDNKLSSQLFSKVLGMKLENRPQSVGAFARQLQDFDSVKDFFTSISLVTLVDLPFTLLFLFLIGWLGGAMMFIPVAIMLVLIVLSIAMKGKVEKTFDETARLSTQRQAQLFDCLTILPDIKQNNAEGITQKRWEQTISSLSQWQTQSRHYSNIVTHSIQSSQQIVTITLIIFGVYQISEGLLSMGGLIAVVMLSGRAASSVNQLSLLMLRFQQTRSAVEGLNQIMDLPQEESKHQVIDKGDFAGGVRLDEVTFTYPDTQSPALKDISLDIKPGERVGLVGAAGAGKTTLLSIVARQYLPTTGQAFYQEIDGQLWPTSVLRSGMGWVGQTTNLIFGSVYDNVTLGATNVDEEKLRQALQQSGLSGYMGRLSNGLETPVGEGGRLLSGGQRQAVAIARALYRCPKLLIMDEPTSALDNQAEIQFFNALQSMPRETSMLISSHKSSFLMMCDRVVVLDKGQIVAEGEPKDILSLQKKSVPKGASRIKTVSVVKGGRHE comes from the coding sequence TTGGTAGAACAAAAAGACAGCTGGCTAGGTTGTGTTGAGTGGCTATGTGAGCATTTTAATGTTCGAAACCATCCTTCTAAAATAGTGTCTGGCCTACCTTTAGATAAAGGAAGGCTCAATGAATCCCTTTTCCCAAGAGCCATTGAGAAATCGGGCTTAACTCTGAGCCACGTAAAAAAAGAATTACTGACTCAATGTCAGTTCCCTGTTGTTGCGGTTAATTCCGCGACAGGGAGTCCCCTTGTTGTAATTCAAGGTTCCGGTGACGATTTTCAAGTATTGGATTGCGAAACCAACTCAAACCAACAAACGTCATTAAAAGAATTGGTTGCTCAAGTCGAATCGTATGTTTGGCAAGTGGGTGCTCAAGCGCTTGATGATGCTCGCGTTCAATCCCATGAACGCAGCGAGAATAAGTCCAACCCCCGTTGGTTGTGGCGTGTCGTCAAAGAAGTAAAACCCTGGTACAGAGACCTGTTTATCGCTTCGTTCTTGATCAACGTACTGGCGTTGGTGGTTCCACTTTTTACCATGAATGTGTACGACCGTGTGGTTCCGAACCAAGCGTTTAATACGCTGTGGGTGTTGGCGGCAGGTGTAGGTATTGTCGTTGTATTTGATTGGGTGTTGAGAAGCTCACGAAGCTCAGTGACTGACATGGCTGGGCGCTATATTGATAACAAGTTGTCATCTCAGCTGTTCTCTAAAGTCCTTGGTATGAAGTTGGAAAATCGACCTCAATCAGTAGGAGCATTTGCCAGACAGCTTCAAGATTTCGATAGCGTTAAAGATTTTTTCACTTCTATTTCTTTGGTTACTTTAGTCGACCTGCCGTTCACCTTGTTATTCCTATTCCTTATCGGCTGGCTCGGTGGCGCGATGATGTTTATCCCTGTCGCGATCATGTTGGTCTTGATTGTGCTGAGCATTGCGATGAAAGGTAAAGTCGAGAAAACATTCGATGAAACCGCACGTTTGTCGACCCAAAGACAAGCACAGCTGTTTGACTGCTTAACAATCCTTCCGGATATCAAGCAAAACAATGCTGAGGGTATTACCCAGAAACGTTGGGAACAGACGATTTCATCGCTCTCTCAATGGCAGACTCAATCTCGTCATTACTCTAATATCGTGACTCATTCCATTCAGTCGAGTCAGCAGATCGTCACCATCACTCTGATCATATTCGGTGTGTATCAGATCTCTGAAGGCTTGCTGAGCATGGGTGGCTTGATAGCGGTGGTGATGTTGAGTGGGCGTGCTGCGAGCTCAGTGAATCAACTTTCTCTTTTAATGTTGAGGTTCCAACAAACACGCTCAGCCGTTGAAGGCCTCAACCAGATCATGGACTTACCACAAGAAGAATCTAAGCACCAAGTGATCGACAAGGGTGATTTTGCTGGTGGAGTCAGATTAGACGAGGTCACGTTTACCTATCCTGATACTCAAAGCCCAGCGTTGAAAGATATTTCTCTTGATATTAAGCCGGGCGAGCGAGTTGGTCTTGTCGGTGCGGCAGGTGCCGGAAAAACCACACTTTTATCGATTGTGGCTCGTCAGTATTTGCCCACAACAGGGCAAGCTTTTTACCAAGAGATCGATGGGCAATTATGGCCAACCAGTGTTTTGCGTAGCGGAATGGGTTGGGTCGGACAAACCACTAATCTTATCTTTGGCAGTGTTTACGACAACGTCACCTTAGGTGCGACTAACGTTGATGAAGAAAAGCTAAGACAAGCGCTGCAACAGTCAGGGCTGAGCGGTTATATGGGGCGCTTGAGTAACGGCTTAGAAACGCCAGTCGGCGAGGGTGGTCGATTGCTTTCAGGAGGCCAACGACAAGCTGTGGCAATCGCAAGGGCGCTTTATCGCTGTCCAAAATTACTGATCATGGATGAGCCTACTAGCGCACTTGATAATCAAGCTGAGATACAGTTCTTCAATGCACTTCAAAGTATGCCAAGAGAAACTTCAATGCTGATCAGCTCACACAAATCTTCATTCTTGATGATGTGTGACCGAGTGGTTGTGTTGGATAAAGGTCAAATCGTAGCTGAGGGTGAGCCAAAAGATATCCTCTCTCTACAGAAGAAAAGTGTACCCAAAGGGGCGAGTCGAATTAAGACGGTTTCAGTGGTGAAGGGAGGCCGTCATGAGTAA
- a CDS encoding HlyD family type I secretion periplasmic adaptor subunit gives MSNDIQWTNNHLAFRSRKLIWLSALLIVSIIGWATWATLEEVVIGEGKVVPSLSVQTIQSLEGGLVQEIMVRQGQSVVKGQPLAKLEDTRFKAAFLESAQQADTLLAQQLRLKAELSTVVLNNDAKEWFERVVLVPQDIVIDVSSHPALMNAKANYRERLGQLKSELEEAALRIEQQDQARVDTLNNIQTLESSLDIVIRERNMLKDVVASGAVAEVELLKLNRDVVKLKGDIASSKVAAQKQIAAYSESIADHRSIALDFRAKVQGQLNEVASKIAQLNESQQAIADQLKRTQILAPVDGTVKEIFVRTIGGVVRPGEPIIEIIPSNSDLIVEARISPQDIAFVHNGLGATVKFTAYDFVIYGGLKGKVTYVSADALQTEDGNAYYRAHIQLNEDQQQNSAFSIIPGMQVAVDILTGEKTVLSYWLKPILRAKENSLRER, from the coding sequence ATGAGTAATGATATTCAATGGACCAACAACCACTTGGCATTCCGTTCTCGTAAGCTGATTTGGCTAAGCGCTCTACTCATTGTCTCGATTATCGGTTGGGCGACGTGGGCAACATTGGAAGAAGTGGTTATCGGCGAGGGCAAAGTCGTTCCTAGCCTTTCTGTACAAACCATTCAGAGTTTAGAGGGCGGCTTGGTTCAAGAGATCATGGTGCGACAAGGTCAATCTGTGGTGAAAGGACAGCCTTTAGCTAAGTTAGAAGATACTCGTTTTAAAGCGGCTTTTTTAGAGTCGGCTCAACAAGCGGATACCTTGCTGGCTCAGCAATTAAGATTGAAAGCGGAGCTGTCGACAGTCGTTTTAAATAATGATGCAAAAGAGTGGTTTGAACGAGTGGTCTTGGTGCCACAAGATATTGTCATCGATGTATCGAGCCATCCGGCATTAATGAACGCCAAAGCCAACTATCGAGAACGTTTAGGTCAGTTGAAATCGGAACTGGAAGAAGCGGCACTTCGCATTGAACAACAAGACCAAGCGCGTGTCGATACGCTCAATAATATTCAGACTTTAGAAAGCAGCCTCGATATCGTTATTCGAGAGCGCAACATGTTGAAAGATGTGGTTGCTAGCGGTGCGGTTGCAGAAGTTGAGCTGCTGAAACTGAACCGTGATGTGGTCAAGCTGAAAGGCGATATTGCCAGCTCAAAAGTGGCGGCTCAGAAACAGATTGCTGCTTACTCAGAATCGATAGCCGATCACCGCAGTATTGCACTCGATTTTCGTGCCAAGGTACAAGGTCAATTGAATGAAGTGGCCAGCAAAATCGCGCAATTGAACGAAAGCCAACAGGCAATTGCCGACCAACTGAAACGAACTCAAATCTTAGCGCCAGTTGACGGAACGGTGAAAGAGATATTCGTTCGTACTATTGGCGGTGTTGTTCGTCCCGGCGAGCCGATTATTGAGATCATTCCATCAAACAGTGATTTGATTGTCGAAGCGAGGATCTCTCCACAAGATATCGCGTTTGTTCACAATGGATTAGGCGCAACCGTTAAATTCACGGCGTATGACTTTGTTATCTATGGTGGCCTAAAAGGCAAAGTCACTTATGTGAGTGCCGATGCCTTACAAACGGAAGACGGTAATGCCTATTATCGCGCCCATATTCAGTTAAACGAAGACCAGCAACAAAACTCTGCCTTTAGCATTATCCCAGGGATGCAAGTCGCGGTTGATATCTTGACCGGAGAAAAAACAGTATTGAGTTATTGGTTAAAACCTATTTTACGAGCTAAGGAAAACTCACTTCGCGAACGATGA
- a CDS encoding PstS family phosphate ABC transporter substrate-binding protein — protein sequence MKRLSNKSSLLLAAVPAFFSVSTLANDASDIGLVAIEPNMQGLVEDLLKSQEIDLEILLSDSVPEQMIMQRSRVGITSKKWTDKEMARFDMRYGYRPTELMFTADVIAILANENNPATSISVAELIDVFGCSSDPKHPKWTPSSDTRDGESLDTHMLPFAIDHNLQGHTTFSSWVECGADGEYANTQFLADLPDLINKIEDEDAAIGYTVYSDQISDVKWLSVVDNLGVNYDLNKETILSGRYPLATVYYMYLNIPAHRKGFTEQEKFFVGLTLSEEHQAVLNQYGFISLPPEAIQRNKVRLSLEEPAIEGGYK from the coding sequence ATGAAACGTCTATCTAATAAATCGAGCTTACTGCTTGCTGCTGTACCTGCGTTTTTTTCTGTATCAACGTTGGCGAATGACGCCAGTGATATTGGTTTGGTCGCAATTGAGCCGAATATGCAGGGCCTTGTTGAAGACTTGCTTAAGAGCCAAGAGATTGACTTAGAAATCTTGTTGAGTGACAGTGTCCCAGAGCAGATGATCATGCAACGTTCACGTGTTGGTATTACTTCTAAAAAGTGGACTGACAAAGAGATGGCTAGGTTCGACATGCGCTACGGCTACAGACCGACTGAGCTAATGTTTACCGCTGACGTGATTGCGATTCTAGCGAACGAGAATAACCCAGCCACATCCATCAGCGTTGCTGAACTTATCGATGTGTTTGGTTGTTCTAGCGATCCTAAACATCCTAAATGGACACCAAGCAGTGACACTCGTGACGGAGAAAGCCTAGACACACACATGTTGCCTTTCGCTATCGACCACAATCTGCAAGGCCATACCACGTTTTCAAGTTGGGTCGAATGTGGAGCTGACGGGGAATATGCGAATACTCAATTCTTAGCGGATCTGCCGGATCTGATTAACAAGATAGAAGACGAAGATGCCGCCATTGGTTACACGGTTTACTCCGACCAAATCTCGGATGTGAAATGGTTAAGTGTGGTCGACAACCTAGGTGTGAATTACGACCTAAACAAAGAAACGATTCTCTCTGGTCGTTACCCATTGGCAACGGTTTACTATATGTACCTGAATATTCCAGCACATCGCAAAGGCTTTACAGAACAAGAGAAGTTCTTTGTGGGGCTTACTCTGTCTGAAGAGCATCAAGCCGTGTTGAACCAATACGGTTTTATCAGCTTGCCACCGGAAGCTATTCAACGTAACAAAGTTAGATTGTCGCTTGAAGAGCCTGCAATAGAAGGTGGTTATAAATAA